A single Molothrus aeneus isolate 106 chromosome 9, BPBGC_Maene_1.0, whole genome shotgun sequence DNA region contains:
- the LOC136560277 gene encoding collagen alpha-1(I) chain-like, which translates to MSHGCPRPPGEAQTLSKCIRTGPAGAPGPRCLRSRSSCGSPAAAGPTWKRGGMPRDPFGHLRAPAEALHPFGLTVAEEVMGQKSTPRMRTQTRGTHGRDQTRPQLRDSRAGEHRVPPPLASRLPTARGAHLSDVPNGPGGSPGKRRASPSPGPSGARSGVPPLPAPAGSPGPAAAPSASRRRVGLGTPVAEIGGLARGRPETPHRPANIAGRWAAKRVPLVPPVVPVRASAETRGRRQAGAGAVARHPGPHSPCPRWGPSPGPPLPRIASAPRRPPPPAAAAPGRGAGGGRRCPAGTDSRRCSRCRSRCVSGCGGGGVRRTRSAGHRRLHPAPVVAAGVKFQPPSPDRRGGHRPRDPDSHWHQDTNRRPDPHRRSRSPTRFSTGSRRDPQRLRAPAETRTPPGTAPGPPEAPDPRYRHLSVGRPPGRQTRSLDGRTPRDRCFLPRQRDHSATRTDTRTRSGKGSALPEALREQSPAGDPLHTSRQRRGRPASQASRADSGHRCACRSCPAAPEEESGLPPARAPRQGPPGLGRPPPGSLPLPPPCLPPPGPPLAPGTWGPAGESSRARASPYVTARGPPRPSRGSRVLLANVPNPGAASARPRFTRAPLAGADLRDAPRARRAPRVRPSWLRAPRAPGRAARPATPPAVSPAPAALRRLGATPGAYATPRLERGQRLGRRLCHGCTLRSPRPRATRVALTSFPPPGSPGPAVPRKGRVAAPAATCGAVASPALISSDYPERG; encoded by the exons ATGTCCCATGGCTGCCCCAGGCCCCCGGGGGAGGCACAGACACTCTCGAAGTGCATCCGCACGGGCCCAGCGGGTGCCCCAGGCCCGCGGTGTCTCCGCTCTCGGAGTAGctgtggcagccctgcagccgCGGGCCCCACCTGGAAGCGCGGGGGGATGCCCAGAGACCCCTTCGGACACCTGCGGGCACCGGCGGAGGCCCTGCATCCCTTCGGGCTGACCGTGGCAGAAGAAGTGATGGGTCAGAAATCAACCCCGCGTATGAGGACTCAGACACGCGGGACACACGGCAGAGACCAAACTCGGCCCCAactcagggacagcagagccgGGGAGCACAGGGTACCCCCGCCCCTTGCCTCTCGCCTGCCCACCGCCCGGGGCGCACACCTGTCCGACGTGCCCAACGGGCCGGGCGGGAGCCCAGGGAAGAGGCGGGCGAGTCCGTCCCCGGGCCCCTCGGGCGCCCGCAGCGGGGTGCCGCCTCTCCCCGCCCCGGCAgggagccccggccccgccgcggcccccAGCGCTTCCCGCCGCCGGGTCGGGCTCGGCACCCCGGTAGCCGAAATAGGAGGACTTGCCCGGGGGCGGCCCGAGACTCCTCACCGGCCCGCGAATATTGCCGGGAGGTGGGCGGCGAAGCGGGTTCCCCTCGTCCCCCCCGTAGTCCCGGTACGAGCCTCCGCCGAGACTCGGGGCCGCCGGCAGGCTGGGGCGGGCGCTGTCGCCCGCCACCCCGGCCCGCACTCACCGTGCCCGCGGTGGGGACCATCCCCCgggccgccgctgccccgcaTCGCCTccgctccccgccgccccccgccgcccgccgccgctgcgCCGGGGCGGGGCGCTGGCGGGGGCCGGCGCTGCCCCGCCGGCACCGACTCCCGCCGCTgctcccggtgccgctcccgctGCGTCTCGGGGTGCGGTGGCGGCGGCGTCAGGCGGACGCGCAGTGCGGGGCACCGGCGGCTCCATCCCGCTCCCGTCGTGGCTGCCGGTGTCAAATTCCAGCCGCCGTCACCTGACCGGCGGGGCGGGCACCGGCCCCGGGACCCCGACTCACACTGGCACCAGGATACCAACCGGCGCCCCGATCCGCAC CGCAGGAGCCGCAGCCCAACCCGCTTCAGCACCGGCTCTCGCCGTGATCCGCAACGCCTCCGAGCTCCCGCGGAAACTCGCACCCCGCCGGGAACAGCACCGGGACCCCCGGAGGCACCCGACCCCCGCTACCGCCACCTGTCCGTCGGCCGACCCCCGGGCAGGCAGACCCGCAGCCTGGACGGACGGACGCCCCGTGATCGGTGCTTCCTGCCCCGACAGCGCGACCACAGCGCAACCCggacggacacacggacacgctCGGGAAAGGGTTCAGCCCTTCCCGAAGCGCTCCGGGAGCAGAGCCCCGCGGGGGACCCCCTGCACAC CTcccggcagcggcggggccggcccgcGTCCCAAGCATCCCGAGCTGACTCGGGGCACCGGTGTGCCTGCCGCTCGTGTCCGGCCGCGCCGGAGGAGGAGTCCGGcctcccgcccgcccgcgccccgCGCCAGGGTCCTCCTGGGCTGGGCCGCCCGCCACCGGGCTCCTTACCTCTGCCGCCGCCCTGCCTCCCtccgccggggccgccgctgGCCCCGGGGACATGGGGGCCGGCTGGCGAGTCGAGCCGAGCCCGTGCGAGTCCTTACGTCACCGCCCGGGGCCCTCCGCGtccatcccggggctctcgaGTGCTCCTTGCGAACGTGCCAAATCCCGGGGCCGCCTCCGCTCGGCCCCGCTTCACACGTGCTCCCCTGGCCGGAGCCGATCTCCGGGACGCGCCCCGGGCCAGGCGAGCCCCCCGGGTCCGGCCCTCATGGCTGCGGGCTCCGAGGGCGCCCGGGCGGGCTGCGCGCCCCGCTACGCCGCCGGCCGTGTCACCTGCCCCGGCGGCGCTCCGCCGCCTCGGCGCTACTCCCGGGGCTTATGCAACTCCCCGGCTGGAGCGGGGCCAGCGGCTCGGTCGCCGGCTGTGCCACGGCTGCACGCTCAGGTCGCCCCGACCCCGGGCCACCCGCGTGGCTTTAACCTCCTTCCCGCCGCCCGGCAGCCCGGGCCCCGCGGTCCCGCGGAAGGGTCGGGTGGCCGCTCCGGCAGCCACCTGCGGAGCCGTCGCCTCGCCTGCTCTCATCTCCTCGGATTATCCGGAGCGGGGGTGA
- the ARTN gene encoding artemin yields the protein MDQRQGPPERRPAGPATHLQPKEGTLWGFFAILSLLAGLATGTLRTPHCNETLDAAPTPQGTATSSLSGEDTVEAPLAAAWSQLYGDNATTGSPGTAELAEDLLLRAERSPPGTSKARKVGGKPTRRTRGRNCHIRNLMVKVRDLGLGFNSDEIVLFKYCSGSCHRARSNYDLTLGSLLRQQLITPGPQERVLSHPCCRPTRYEAVSFMDVENTWQTVEKLSAAECSCIG from the exons ATGGACCAGCGACAGGGGCCACCAGAGCGAAGGCCTGCAGGACCTGCCACGCACCTGCAGCCCAAG gaggggacactgtgggggTTCTTTGCCATCCTGTcactgctggctgggctggccaCAGGCACCCTGCGAACGCCACACTGCAACGAGACGCTGGACGCAGCCCCCACGCCACAGGGCACGGCCACTTCCAGCCTGTCTGGGGAGGACACTGTGGAGGCACcccttgctgctgcctggagccagCTGTACG GGGACAACGCGACAACAGGTAGCCCAGGCACCGCAGAGCTGGCGGAGGACCTGCTGCTGCGTGCTGAGCGCTCACCACCAGGTACCAGCAAAGCCAGAAAGGTGGGGGGGAAACCCACACGGCGCACCCGCGGGCGAAACTGCCACATCCGCAACCTGATGGTGAAGGTGCGTGACCTGGGTCTGGGCTTCAACTCGGACGAGATCGTGCTCTTCAAGTACTGCAGCGGGTCCTGCCACCGGGCACGCAGCAACTACGACCTGACGCTGGGCAGCCTGCTGCGGCAGCAGCTCATCACCCCGGGGCCGCAGGAGCGCGTCCTCAGCCACCCCTGCTGCCGACCCACCCGCTATGAGGCTGTCTCCTTCATGGATGTGGAGAACACATGGCAGACAGTGGAGAAGCTCTCAGCAGCTGAGTGCAGCTGTATTGGCTGA